A portion of the Lysinibacillus timonensis genome contains these proteins:
- the deoD gene encoding purine-nucleoside phosphorylase, translating to MSIHINAKQGDIAEIILLPGDPLRAKYIAETFLEDATCYNEVRNMFGYTGTYKGKRVSVQGTGMGVPSISIYATELMQEYGVQKLIRVGTCGAIQKDVKVRDVILAQSATTDSKMNEIIFNGIDYAPTANFDLLLKAYNAGKEAGLNLKVGNIMTADMFYSDEAQNEKLAQYGVLAVEMESAALYTLAAKFGRQALSVLTVSDHILTGEATSAEERQTTFNEMITVALEAAIQD from the coding sequence ATGAGTATTCATATAAATGCTAAACAAGGTGACATCGCAGAAATTATTTTATTACCAGGAGATCCATTACGTGCAAAATATATAGCAGAAACTTTTTTAGAAGATGCTACTTGTTATAACGAAGTTCGAAATATGTTCGGTTATACAGGTACTTATAAAGGTAAACGCGTTTCTGTACAAGGAACAGGGATGGGAGTACCATCTATTTCGATATATGCAACAGAGTTAATGCAAGAATACGGTGTTCAAAAATTAATTCGAGTAGGAACTTGTGGAGCTATTCAAAAAGATGTAAAAGTACGTGATGTCATCTTAGCTCAATCAGCTACGACGGATTCTAAAATGAATGAAATTATCTTTAATGGAATTGACTACGCTCCAACAGCTAACTTCGATTTATTATTAAAAGCGTATAATGCAGGTAAAGAGGCAGGTCTAAATCTTAAAGTTGGTAACATTATGACTGCTGATATGTTTTATTCTGATGAAGCTCAAAATGAAAAATTAGCTCAATATGGCGTACTTGCAGTAGAAATGGAATCTGCTGCACTTTATACATTGGCTGCGAAATTTGGGCGTCAAGCACTTTCAGTATTAACAGTTTCTGATCATATTTTAACTGGTGAAGCTACTTCTGCTGAAGAAAGACAAACAACTTTTAATGAAATGATTACTGTTGCATTAGAAGCGGCTATTCAAGACTAA
- a CDS encoding S41 family peptidase yields the protein MDEQKQHEDGQLETHREQEVQHEKPAKKYLQIKPFTFIMLMFLTILFTAGLTIFALTFGEEKVVEVAEPQERQEFSKLYKAYDELKEKYYVEIDDETIIYGAIDGMFEALGDPYSDYMDKTEADQFNSDLSSSFQGIGAEIQERNGNIVVVSPIKNSPAEKAGLLPEDIILLVDGNSIQGMSATEAVLLIRGVKGTPVTLTIQRGNSDNLIELTIIRDEIPIETVYGEMGEDKIAHLQITSFSENTYNDLTKLLEQYEKDGMKSIILDVRQNPGGLLTSAIDIANLFIEDGKPIVQVQEREGEPSVVLANDGKKYNVPIVVLIDNGSASASEILAGALSESNDAQLVGLNTFGKGTVQTVSNLPDGSNLKYTTGKWLTPDGNWINEKGIKPDVEVQYPEYASLLYIDPAVEIKTGTVSTTVNNVEKMLDALGYNVGTIDNEFDDETKEAVEDFQEEHELEITGTIIGDTTYTLMDALREKIKNEDPHILKAKELLSPKETSDKTTEIEE from the coding sequence ATGGATGAACAAAAACAACATGAAGATGGTCAATTAGAGACTCATAGAGAGCAAGAAGTACAACATGAAAAACCTGCTAAAAAATACCTTCAAATAAAACCATTTACGTTTATTATGTTAATGTTTCTAACGATTTTATTTACTGCAGGGTTAACAATCTTTGCTTTAACTTTTGGCGAAGAAAAGGTAGTTGAAGTTGCTGAACCGCAAGAGCGGCAAGAATTTTCGAAGCTTTACAAAGCTTACGATGAATTAAAAGAAAAATATTATGTTGAAATCGATGACGAAACGATCATATACGGTGCCATTGATGGAATGTTTGAAGCATTAGGGGATCCTTATTCAGATTATATGGATAAGACGGAGGCTGATCAATTCAATTCTGACCTTTCTTCAAGTTTCCAAGGAATTGGCGCAGAAATTCAAGAACGTAATGGGAATATTGTAGTAGTTTCTCCAATCAAAAATTCACCAGCTGAAAAAGCAGGGTTACTTCCTGAAGATATTATATTATTGGTTGATGGTAATAGCATTCAAGGAATGAGTGCTACTGAGGCAGTACTACTAATTAGAGGAGTAAAAGGAACTCCCGTTACGCTAACAATTCAACGTGGGAATAGTGATAACCTAATTGAGTTAACGATTATTCGCGATGAGATACCTATTGAAACCGTATATGGTGAAATGGGAGAAGATAAAATCGCGCATTTACAAATTACGTCATTCAGTGAAAACACTTACAATGATCTAACAAAATTACTAGAACAGTATGAAAAAGATGGTATGAAGAGTATCATTCTTGATGTTCGTCAAAACCCAGGAGGATTATTAACATCTGCCATTGATATCGCTAATTTATTTATTGAAGATGGTAAACCAATTGTACAAGTTCAAGAACGCGAAGGTGAGCCTAGTGTAGTATTAGCTAATGATGGTAAGAAATATAATGTACCTATTGTTGTATTAATTGATAACGGTAGCGCCTCTGCCTCCGAAATTTTAGCGGGTGCATTAAGTGAATCTAATGATGCTCAACTAGTCGGGTTGAATACATTTGGTAAAGGAACTGTACAAACTGTTTCTAACTTACCTGATGGGTCAAATTTAAAATATACGACAGGTAAATGGTTAACACCAGATGGAAATTGGATCAATGAAAAAGGAATTAAACCTGATGTGGAGGTTCAATATCCAGAGTATGCATCACTTCTTTATATTGACCCAGCAGTTGAAATTAAAACGGGTACTGTTTCTACTACAGTCAATAATGTAGAAAAAATGCTTGATGCGTTAGGTTATAATGTTGGTACAATTGATAATGAGTTTGATGATGAAACAAAAGAAGCTGTTGAGGATTTCCAAGAAGAACATGAACTTGAAATAACAGGTACAATCATTGGAGATACAACTTATACGTTAATGGATGCATTAAGGGAAAAAATTAAAAACGAAGATCCCCATATTTTAAAAGCAAAAGAGTTGTTATCGCCAAAGGAAACTTCAGATAAAACTACCGAAATAGAAGAATAA
- a CDS encoding GTP-binding protein encodes MKDVYLFSGFLGSGKTSMLTDVIRQMKDKGLKPAVMINELGKLNFDSQVVDDEIPLKEMLEGCICCSGSEKTEAQIQGLLANEQFDVLLIETTGAAHPVEALDAIYSPLFAEQLNIKGIVTVADSKLWLNRDQLTPQVKSLFLEQIRHAHLLLANKMDLLDESERAKVVYEMQGVNSNAFILQTTNGRVPLKLLEDLQATVQKSKNTIQSAQLGKHLHLNSRLVEFHNSFTQEEFEQWVKSLPSTIYRMKGFVPIEGVKNPMLFQYAYGLIQWLPEYINMPPKIVIIGENVENLSIIGQE; translated from the coding sequence ATGAAAGATGTATATTTATTTAGTGGATTTTTAGGTAGTGGAAAAACATCTATGCTTACAGATGTTATTAGACAGATGAAAGATAAAGGTTTAAAACCTGCAGTTATGATAAATGAATTAGGCAAATTAAACTTTGACTCACAAGTAGTTGACGATGAAATTCCACTTAAAGAAATGTTGGAAGGATGTATCTGCTGTTCAGGTAGTGAGAAAACAGAAGCTCAAATACAAGGCTTACTAGCCAATGAACAATTTGATGTTTTATTAATTGAAACAACTGGTGCTGCACATCCTGTAGAAGCCTTGGATGCTATTTATTCACCTTTATTTGCTGAACAACTAAATATTAAAGGAATCGTAACGGTTGCAGATAGTAAGTTATGGTTAAACCGCGATCAACTAACACCACAAGTTAAAAGTTTGTTTTTAGAACAAATAAGACATGCCCATCTGTTATTGGCAAATAAAATGGACTTGTTAGATGAATCAGAACGAGCTAAAGTGGTATACGAAATGCAGGGTGTAAATTCAAATGCTTTCATTTTACAAACTACAAACGGCCGAGTACCTTTAAAGCTTCTTGAAGATTTACAAGCAACGGTTCAAAAATCGAAAAACACAATCCAATCTGCACAGCTAGGGAAACATTTGCACTTAAACTCTAGATTAGTTGAGTTCCATAATAGCTTCACACAAGAGGAATTTGAACAGTGGGTAAAGAGTCTTCCGAGTACAATCTATCGAATGAAAGGTTTTGTACCTATTGAAGGTGTGAAAAATCCAATGTTATTTCAATACGCTTATGGTTTAATTCAATGGTTGCCCGAATATATTAACATGCCACCTAAAATCGTAATCATAGGTGAAAATGTAGAAAATCTATCTATTATAGGACAGGAATAA
- a CDS encoding undecaprenyldiphospho-muramoylpentapeptide beta-N-acetylglucosaminyltransferase translates to MNQKSIILTGGGTAGHVSLNQAIIPSLLKQGYDVHYIGSHDGIEKELITSSFPNIPYHGISSGKLRRYFSMKNFSDPFKVMAGIMQATSIIRKIKPTMIFSKGGFVSVPVVMAAKMAKIPVVIHESDVTPGLANKIALPFASHVFTIFEDTLKYLPSDKATCTGSIVRQELFEGNKSAGLHQCGFVDNKPVLLVMGGSLGSVVLNDALRSNLPELLVDFNIIHLCGKGNVDTSLSSLKGYKQFDYVTTELPDLLHAADFVVSRAGSNSIYEFLALKKPMLLIPLSAAKSRGDQILNAKIFEKQGYAQVLEEENLTKNTLLKSVKRLVEYKDHMTSLMTAAERPKTPDEMVNLIVKYEK, encoded by the coding sequence GTGAATCAAAAATCAATTATATTAACCGGTGGGGGAACTGCAGGGCATGTTTCGTTAAACCAAGCAATCATACCATCATTATTAAAACAAGGATATGATGTGCATTATATAGGTTCACATGATGGTATTGAAAAAGAACTGATAACAAGTAGTTTTCCAAATATTCCTTATCATGGAATTTCAAGTGGGAAGCTTCGTAGATATTTTTCTATGAAAAATTTTTCAGATCCATTTAAAGTCATGGCTGGTATTATGCAAGCAACATCCATCATTAGAAAAATTAAACCTACGATGATCTTTTCGAAGGGAGGATTTGTATCCGTCCCTGTAGTAATGGCTGCAAAAATGGCTAAAATTCCAGTTGTTATTCACGAGTCTGATGTCACACCAGGATTAGCTAATAAAATTGCACTACCGTTTGCTTCCCATGTATTTACCATTTTTGAAGATACACTTAAATATTTGCCTAGTGACAAAGCGACATGTACTGGTTCAATCGTAAGACAAGAATTGTTTGAAGGAAATAAGAGTGCAGGTTTACATCAATGTGGGTTTGTAGACAATAAGCCTGTACTTCTTGTCATGGGAGGTAGTTTAGGATCTGTTGTTCTAAATGACGCATTACGAAGTAATTTACCAGAATTGTTAGTTGACTTTAACATTATTCATCTTTGTGGGAAGGGGAATGTTGATACATCCCTCTCTAGTTTGAAAGGCTATAAGCAATTTGATTATGTAACAACAGAATTACCTGATTTATTACATGCAGCTGATTTTGTTGTTTCTCGTGCGGGCTCTAATTCAATTTACGAATTTTTAGCATTGAAAAAGCCGATGTTATTAATACCTTTATCAGCTGCGAAAAGTCGTGGAGATCAAATATTAAATGCCAAAATTTTTGAAAAACAAGGTTACGCACAAGTTCTAGAAGAAGAAAATTTAACGAAGAATACATTACTTAAATCCGTTAAAAGATTAGTTGAATATAAGGATCATATGACATCACTAATGACTGCAGCTGAAAGACCGAAAACACCTGATGAAATGGTAAACTTAATAGTTAAATATGAAAAATAA
- a CDS encoding GNAT family N-acetyltransferase → MLKHRDLSDANDLFQLMIHPTVFPYVRQKATSPEEYLFMTKQIIEEEQLGKTISRTITDDWGQPIGTISLYDIEDGAGFLGTWIGVPFQGKGYNQLAKQEFLTELFFNHQIHTVFLRIRKENIKSKRASLKLPYIIEANETHKALYDEINAGEVKFDLFRIPKDLFYLVTANENNNEEEQAM, encoded by the coding sequence TTGTTAAAACATCGTGATCTATCTGATGCAAATGATTTATTCCAATTAATGATACACCCAACTGTTTTTCCATATGTTCGTCAAAAAGCTACATCCCCTGAAGAGTACCTGTTTATGACGAAGCAAATAATAGAAGAAGAACAGCTAGGTAAAACGATCTCTAGAACAATTACCGATGATTGGGGTCAACCTATCGGTACAATTAGTTTATATGATATTGAAGATGGTGCAGGTTTTTTAGGAACATGGATTGGTGTTCCATTTCAAGGAAAAGGCTATAACCAACTTGCAAAACAGGAGTTCTTAACTGAACTATTCTTCAATCACCAAATCCACACAGTTTTCTTACGTATTAGAAAAGAAAATATTAAATCTAAACGTGCCTCCTTGAAGTTACCATATATTATAGAAGCAAACGAAACTCACAAAGCTCTTTATGACGAAATTAATGCTGGTGAGGTAAAATTTGACCTATTTAGAATACCAAAAGATTTATTCTATTTAGTAACAGCAAATGAAAATAATAATGAAGAAGAACAAGCGATGTAA
- the dapF gene encoding diaminopimelate epimerase, with amino-acid sequence MERILFKVHGSGNTFYLYETTDENEFDWANLTKWLCNKENEGGADGLLLVLPSNQADAKMRVINADGSEASMCGNGLRCVARHVLQQTGKNEAIIETMRANLKVKREQPIYGTIPTYAVEISPVSFQLNSLPMEYRGQDEIRHQIIKEFSPTIRYTAVSVPNPHLIGIVDEHYIAIETHQSLLAQFLNGENDYCSDGINVSYAYPMKSDTIFVRTFERGVGFTNACGTAMTASALVAKLNNIVTSDTITVFNPGGFVKCSIREENGKYNLTLIGNATIISAYVIEMGKNNYKFIRREATDEQLQYENCIEIVRKETASFIS; translated from the coding sequence ATGGAAAGAATTCTATTTAAAGTTCACGGATCAGGAAATACGTTTTATTTATATGAAACAACGGATGAAAATGAATTTGATTGGGCGAATCTAACAAAATGGTTATGCAATAAGGAAAATGAGGGTGGAGCCGATGGGTTATTATTAGTATTACCTTCAAACCAAGCAGATGCCAAAATGAGAGTAATTAATGCAGATGGCTCAGAAGCTTCAATGTGCGGTAATGGTTTGCGCTGTGTTGCGAGACACGTTTTACAACAAACTGGAAAAAATGAAGCAATAATCGAGACAATGAGAGCTAACTTAAAAGTAAAACGAGAACAACCAATTTACGGTACAATCCCAACATATGCAGTTGAAATTTCACCTGTATCGTTTCAATTAAATAGTCTACCGATGGAATATCGTGGACAAGATGAAATACGACACCAAATTATAAAAGAATTTTCTCCAACAATAAGGTATACAGCTGTTTCAGTGCCTAATCCTCATCTTATTGGGATTGTTGATGAGCATTACATTGCAATCGAAACACATCAGTCATTACTTGCACAATTTTTAAATGGAGAAAATGACTATTGTTCTGATGGAATAAATGTAAGTTATGCATACCCAATGAAAAGTGACACAATATTTGTTCGGACTTTCGAACGCGGTGTTGGTTTCACAAATGCATGTGGTACTGCAATGACAGCATCTGCACTAGTTGCAAAATTAAATAATATCGTAACAAGCGATACGATTACGGTTTTTAACCCTGGTGGTTTTGTAAAGTGTAGTATACGCGAGGAAAACGGAAAATATAATTTAACTTTAATAGGTAATGCAACCATTATTTCTGCATATGTTATAGAAATGGGTAAAAATAATTATAAATTCATTAGGAGAGAAGCGACAGATGAGCAATTAC